Sequence from the Erythrolamprus reginae isolate rEryReg1 chromosome Z, rEryReg1.hap1, whole genome shotgun sequence genome:
TGGGGAGAAGCTGAAGGGTGAGTGAGTCTCTTGTTCTTCTCAGTCTTCTTCTATGTGACAGATAAGCTGTTCCAGCATCTCACTAATCTTCTGGTCTTGTCTCATCAGGTGCTGATCCCGAGGATGTCATCATTGGTGCCTTCAAAGTTTTGGACCCCGAGGGCAAGGGGAGTGTCAAGAAGAAGTTGTGAGTGTTTACCTTCCATTTCACTTCCAGCAGAAGCATTGAATCCATTAAAAGTCTGCAGAGGTTCTcaaccatccaggtcatggttgtcctgaaaggtgctttttcaggaggcaactggactttcttgggttgttgggttttttttaaagatgttttgcttctcatccaaaaagtttcttcagctctgaaaggATAGTGAGGAATCCTGtcacagctgaagaagcttcttggctgacaaacgaaatgtcttcaaaagaaaaaaacaaggcaGTCCAGTTGCTTcccgaaaaagcacctttggaacactGAATTCGTTCAGACCAAAACATAAAATAGCTGTTACTAGGTTCCCATGATCTCCTCTTCCATGTTGCAGACAGTTCGTAGTATTCCTCCCAATTAATTGCTTAAGCAAACCATATCTTGCCATTAAATTATATTCTAAATGACAGTTGGATCAGAAGTCACTTATATTTAGGGCCTTTGTCACATACTACGTTTCCTCTTGTCTTGCTACAGCTTGGAAGAACTCTTGACTACCCAGTGTGACCGATTCACTCCAGAAGAGGTAAGAAATTTTATTTGTATCTTGTTACTGtcccattcttttctttatttgattaatagcaatagcatttacacttatcgtatataccatttcacagtgctttacagcgctCCCTAAGCAGTtcatagagagtaagcatattgcccccaacaatctgactcCTCATTTTGCCGactttggatggatggaaggctgagtcaaccttgaacctaccgagatttgatctgccaaactgctggcccCCAGTAatcagcagaggtagcttgcagtgctgcactctaaccactgcaccacggaGGCCCTTGTAGTTAGTTTGCCAATTAAGAGATTAATTGTTCCCTTGTCCAGATATTTTACTTCTGTGTTATTTTTTCATGTTGTCAACAATTCAACCTAAAATCTGTAGAAATAGGAGAAAAGGAGACAAGATAATCTGGATATACTGATTTCATTGAATCATtacattaattttaaatatatgtgAGGCCAGTCTGAGACCAAAATCAATACTGAACTTTTTTTCCAACACAATAAGATTCTTCCAAGGATTGCATAACACTTTTCTGTTACCACAGAATAAAAACAGGTATTAACACTCACATTCTCTTTTCACATAAGTTAGCTCAACCACAGTGAGCAAAACCATGCCTGAAAATCAAGGACTGAGGGGATCAGGCCAGGAAAGAAATCTATAGCAATCTGTATTATTCTCGTTTAGCACAAATCCAAATCCTGAATAACACATTAAAGAagtgtttatagaaacatagaaacatagaagactgacggcagaaaaagacctcatggtccatctagtctgcccttgtactattttctgtattttatcttaggatggatatgtgtttatcctaggcatgtttaaattcagttaccatggatttatcaaccacgtctgctggaagtttgttccaaggatctactactctttcagtaaaataatattttctcatgttgcttttgatctttccctgaaAGATCAAAAGAAGGATATGATATATCCTTCTTCAGTTAGCTATCCACAAGTCACTTTGGGCCAAGAGGcacaattatttattcattcattcattcattcattcattcattcattcattcattcattcgatttttatgccgcccttctccttagactcagggcggcttacaacatgtaagcaatagcactttttgacaaagccagcatattgccccccacaatccgggtcctcattttacccaccttggaaggatggaaggctgagtcaaccttgagctggtgatgagatttgaaccgctgacctacagatctagcagtcagctttagtggcctgcagtatagcactctacctgctgcgccaccccggctcttatcctTTTCAATTATCCTTTTCATGGCTAAGgagccagctgaggaattctgggagttgaagtccaccagtctaaAATTGCaaaatttggagacccctgatttagagtaATAATTGAAAACATTGAAAGTCATCAACTGCAATCCTATCACTTCTCAACATACTCTTATCTCTTTCTGGCAGATTAAGAACATGTGGCACGCTTTCCCTCCAGATGTAGCTGGCAATGTTGACTACAAGAACATCTGCTATGTCATCACACACGGAGAGGACAAGGAAGGGGAATAAAACCTGATCATTTTTTTACCCTTGCTTTATGGGGAAATCCACCTAGACATTCCCAGGCTGGGGAATTTCATTTATGCTGGTCCCTGATGATCCACTTTTGTAATCAAACAACAAATATCTCAATCTGTTATTTATTATCTTATGGGGAGAAAAATTATGCCCCCCAAAACCAACCCTATTCACTACAACTAGATTTAACCTAACTGGGACTTCACACCATCAAGTCTTAATAAAAATGAGGACAGCTCTGTTTCTAATGCCCTTGTTTTCAGAGTCTGCTTATCTGCTCAGGCCACAGAATGTTAGCACAGATTCAATTTCTAAAACTAATTTAGCTTCAGGTTCCgaatgtgattgtttttcttccttttagtACGGCGATCATTcactcagggtttttttttagtgtgGCCAGTACAATTGTTAGAAAATAGTT
This genomic interval carries:
- the MYL11 gene encoding myosin regulatory light chain 11 isoform X2, coding for MFDQTQIQEFKEAFTVIDQNRDGIIDKEDLRDTFAAMGRLNVKNEELDAMLKEANGPINFTVFLTMFGEKLKGADPEDVIIGAFKVLDPEGKGSVKKKFLEELLTTQCDRFTPEEIKNMWHAFPPDVAGNVDYKNICYVITHGEDKEGE